The following coding sequences lie in one Frigoribacterium sp. SL97 genomic window:
- a CDS encoding anthranilate synthase component II, producing MTRILVLDNYDSFVYTLNGYLQQLGAETDVVRNDAFDAADTADRIAEYDAVLLSPGPGTPAAAGVSIDVVHAALAADKPLLGVCLGHQAIAEALGATVTHADELMHGKTSKVEHDDSAFYDGVPQPFTATRYHSLAVVDETVPETLEVTSRTTGGVIMGLQHRSAPVYGVQFHPESVLTQGGYQMIGNWLSVAGLPGAAVTARGLDPLVDLG from the coding sequence ATGACGCGCATCCTCGTCCTCGACAATTACGACAGCTTCGTCTACACGCTGAACGGGTACCTCCAACAGTTGGGCGCCGAGACGGACGTCGTCCGCAACGACGCGTTCGACGCGGCCGACACCGCCGACCGCATCGCCGAGTACGACGCCGTGCTGCTGTCGCCCGGCCCGGGGACCCCCGCTGCCGCCGGCGTCTCCATCGACGTCGTGCACGCCGCCCTGGCGGCCGACAAGCCGCTGCTGGGCGTCTGCCTCGGGCACCAGGCCATCGCCGAGGCGCTGGGGGCCACCGTGACGCACGCCGACGAACTGATGCACGGCAAGACGTCGAAGGTCGAACACGACGACAGCGCGTTCTACGACGGTGTCCCGCAGCCGTTCACCGCGACGCGGTACCACTCGCTCGCCGTGGTGGACGAGACGGTGCCCGAGACGCTCGAGGTGACCTCGCGCACCACGGGCGGCGTCATCATGGGCCTGCAGCACCGTTCCGCGCCGGTCTACGGCGTGCAGTTCCACCCCGAGTCGGTGCTGACCCAGGGCGGTTACCAGATGATCGGCAACTGGTTGTCGGTCGCCGGCTTGCCGGGGGCAGCCGTGACGGCGCGGGGGCTCGACCCGCTCGTCGACCTGGGCTGA
- a CDS encoding rhomboid family intramembrane serine protease, translating to MTDPHDRSNFCYRHPDRQSFVLCQRCGRTICGECQTPAAVGVHCPECVKEARGNAPRLQPQVVGRVRSASRRGAPVVTYGIIGVTVAVFLLQLVTGTGNGVVTRALAFYPPLEIVQPWRAVTTMFVHGSILHILFNMYSLYIFGAELERQLGRGRFAALYFLSGIGGSAAVALLAPGSFVVGASGAIFGLMAAFFVIARSLGGRSIQLLVLVGINLAIGFIVPGIAWQAHLGGIVVGGAIAFLFSKTRHRSKHAVQIAVLVAIGVVVVAVLLARSAQLVGLF from the coding sequence GTGACCGATCCGCACGACCGCTCGAACTTCTGCTATCGGCACCCCGACCGGCAGAGCTTCGTCCTCTGCCAGAGGTGCGGTCGCACCATCTGTGGCGAGTGCCAGACGCCCGCCGCGGTGGGGGTCCACTGCCCGGAGTGCGTGAAGGAGGCGCGGGGCAACGCACCGCGCCTCCAACCGCAGGTGGTCGGTCGGGTCCGTAGCGCGTCTCGGCGAGGCGCCCCCGTCGTCACCTACGGCATCATCGGCGTGACCGTAGCGGTGTTCCTCTTGCAGCTCGTGACCGGTACGGGCAACGGCGTGGTCACGCGGGCCCTGGCGTTCTACCCGCCGCTCGAGATCGTGCAGCCCTGGCGCGCCGTCACGACGATGTTCGTGCACGGGAGCATCCTGCACATCCTCTTCAACATGTACTCGCTGTACATCTTCGGGGCAGAACTCGAACGTCAGTTGGGGCGAGGTCGGTTCGCCGCCCTCTACTTCCTCTCGGGGATCGGCGGTTCGGCCGCTGTCGCCCTCCTGGCACCCGGAAGCTTCGTGGTCGGTGCCTCCGGGGCCATCTTCGGCCTCATGGCGGCGTTCTTCGTCATCGCCCGCAGCCTCGGTGGTCGCAGCATCCAACTCCTGGTGCTGGTCGGCATCAACCTCGCGATCGGGTTCATCGTGCCCGGCATCGCGTGGCAGGCCCACCTCGGGGGCATCGTCGTGGGCGGGGCGATCGCGTTCCTGTTCTCGAAGACCCGTCACCGCTCGAAGCACGCCGTGCAGATCGCCGTGCTCGTCGCGATCGGCGTGGTCGTCGTCGCGGTGCTCCTGGCCAGATCGGCCCAGCTGGTCGGGCTGTTCTAG
- a CDS encoding PP2C family protein-serine/threonine phosphatase: MTTHAKSAALSNVGKIRSNNQDSGYAGTQLFVVADGMGGHAGGDVASAIAIRRIRETDRVYTSPGDAEFALQSSLIAANQLLAETVFEHQELTGMGTTVSAMLRVGDSMAIAHIGDSRIYLFRQGELSQITADHTFVQRLVDSGRITPEEAAVHPRRSVLMRVLGDVDAAPEIDTATLGTQPGDRWLICSDGLSSYLAEERIKKAMAMGLDAEQTARRLVKETLDHGAPDNVTVVIVDVDESGDSALDEPVTVGSAAAPLSFDSDAGRKQLRLPTILLHPLKVATTPEDSHFEPESDEYLAELIAEDKRRRRRRRITWLTALVVAIAALVAGLVLTYQWTQDHYYVGEERGTVVIYKGVQQSLGPIGLSSVYETTDVQVDDLPNYTQTTVEDTINAGSLADARAIVERLADASNP; encoded by the coding sequence ATGACGACGCACGCCAAGAGTGCCGCTCTGTCCAACGTGGGCAAGATCCGGTCCAACAACCAAGACAGCGGCTACGCCGGCACGCAGCTCTTCGTCGTCGCCGACGGCATGGGCGGGCACGCGGGCGGCGACGTCGCCTCGGCCATCGCGATCCGACGGATCCGCGAGACCGACCGCGTCTACACCTCGCCGGGTGACGCCGAGTTCGCGCTGCAGTCGTCGTTGATCGCCGCGAACCAGTTGCTGGCCGAGACCGTCTTCGAACACCAAGAGCTCACCGGCATGGGCACCACCGTCAGCGCCATGCTGCGCGTCGGTGACAGCATGGCGATCGCCCACATAGGCGACTCGCGCATCTACCTGTTCCGCCAGGGCGAGCTCAGCCAGATCACCGCCGACCACACCTTCGTGCAGCGCCTGGTCGACAGCGGTCGCATCACGCCAGAAGAAGCGGCGGTGCACCCGCGACGCAGCGTGCTGATGCGCGTGCTCGGCGACGTCGACGCGGCACCCGAGATCGACACGGCGACCCTCGGCACGCAGCCCGGCGACCGCTGGCTGATCTGCTCGGACGGCCTCAGCAGCTACCTCGCCGAGGAGCGCATCAAGAAGGCCATGGCCATGGGCCTCGACGCCGAGCAGACGGCTCGGCGCCTCGTGAAGGAGACCCTCGACCACGGCGCCCCCGACAACGTGACCGTCGTCATCGTCGACGTCGACGAGTCGGGCGACTCGGCACTCGACGAACCCGTCACGGTCGGGTCGGCCGCCGCACCCCTCAGCTTCGACAGCGACGCCGGGCGCAAGCAGCTCCGCCTGCCGACGATCCTGCTGCACCCGCTCAAGGTCGCCACGACGCCGGAAGACAGCCACTTCGAGCCCGAGAGCGACGAGTACCTCGCCGAGCTCATCGCCGAAGACAAACGTCGCCGTCGCCGTCGCCGCATCACCTGGCTGACCGCCCTCGTCGTGGCGATCGCCGCGCTCGTCGCCGGGCTCGTCCTGACCTACCAGTGGACGCAAGACCACTACTACGTGGGCGAAGAGCGGGGCACGGTCGTCATCTACAAGGGCGTGCAACAGAGCCTCGGGCCCATCGGCCTCTCGAGCGTCTACGAGACCACCGACGTTCAGGTCGACGACCTGCCGAACTACACGCAGACCACCGTGGAGGACACCATCAACGCCGGTTCCCTCGCGGACGCCAGGGCCATCGTCGAGAGGTTGGCCGATGCCAGCAACCCCTGA
- a CDS encoding cell division protein CrgA has translation MAKDTNRSTKPARTAEDAPNPVWFKPVMFGFMLVGLAWIVVFYVSQSTLPVASLGSWNILVGFGIMFIGFLMTTRWR, from the coding sequence ATGGCCAAAGACACGAACCGCAGCACGAAGCCCGCCCGCACCGCAGAGGACGCGCCGAACCCCGTGTGGTTCAAGCCGGTCATGTTCGGCTTCATGCTCGTCGGTCTCGCCTGGATCGTGGTGTTCTACGTCAGCCAGAGCACCCTCCCGGTGGCTTCGCTCGGCTCGTGGAACATCTTGGTCGGCTTCGGGATCATGTTCATCGGGTTCTTGATGACCACCCGGTGGCGCTAG
- a CDS encoding FtsW/RodA/SpoVE family cell cycle protein, with amino-acid sequence MTQAISLRLREPARLRNLELLMLLIACGVAAGAMVLVQLGATGEVDPTVLMAGSMVLGLALIFHVVLRVVAREADPFVMPIAVTLNGIGIAMIYRLDLAEGREGWGALGIKQMVWTVLAMVIALAVLLVIRNYRVLSRYRYIAMFVSIVLLLLPLLPGIGREGLNARVWIDIGPFSFQPGEIAKITLAIFFAGYLVTARDNLSLMGPKILGMRFPRPRDLGPILIVWLVAMGVLIFQRDLGTSLLYFGLFLVMIYVGTGRASWIVLGVGLFLGGALIASTFLGYVQGRFAAWLNPFAQSEYDAVGGSFQLVQGLFGLANGGLIGTGLGQGRPQTTPLAESDYIFASLGEELGLTGLFAILALYLLLVSRGFRIGFVGQDDFGRMLGVGVAFVVALQVFVVMGGVTRVIPLTGLTAPFLAAGGSSLVANWIIVALLLRLSDSVRNQPRLVIG; translated from the coding sequence ATGACGCAGGCGATCTCGCTGCGCCTGCGCGAACCCGCGCGCCTCCGCAACCTCGAACTGCTCATGCTGCTGATCGCCTGCGGCGTCGCCGCCGGAGCGATGGTGCTGGTCCAGCTCGGTGCGACCGGCGAGGTCGACCCGACCGTGCTGATGGCCGGCTCGATGGTGCTGGGCCTGGCCCTGATCTTCCACGTCGTCCTGCGGGTCGTCGCCCGCGAGGCCGACCCGTTCGTCATGCCGATCGCCGTCACCCTGAACGGCATCGGCATCGCGATGATCTACCGCCTCGACCTGGCCGAGGGGCGTGAGGGCTGGGGCGCGCTGGGCATCAAGCAGATGGTCTGGACCGTCCTCGCGATGGTGATCGCCCTCGCCGTGCTGCTCGTGATCCGCAACTACCGGGTGCTGTCGCGGTACCGCTACATCGCGATGTTCGTGTCGATCGTGCTGCTGCTGCTGCCCCTCCTGCCGGGCATCGGCCGCGAGGGGTTGAACGCCCGCGTCTGGATCGACATCGGACCGTTCTCGTTCCAGCCGGGCGAGATCGCCAAGATCACGCTGGCCATCTTCTTCGCCGGCTACCTCGTCACCGCCCGCGACAACCTCTCGCTCATGGGGCCGAAGATCCTGGGCATGCGGTTCCCCCGGCCGCGCGACCTCGGGCCGATCCTCATCGTCTGGCTCGTCGCCATGGGCGTCCTGATCTTCCAGCGCGACCTCGGCACCTCGTTGCTCTACTTCGGGTTGTTCCTCGTCATGATCTACGTGGGCACGGGGCGCGCGAGCTGGATCGTGCTCGGCGTCGGCCTGTTCCTCGGAGGGGCCCTGATCGCCAGCACCTTCCTGGGGTACGTGCAGGGCCGTTTCGCCGCCTGGCTCAACCCCTTCGCCCAGTCCGAGTACGACGCCGTCGGCGGGTCGTTCCAGCTCGTCCAAGGCCTGTTCGGCCTGGCGAACGGCGGACTGATCGGCACGGGGCTGGGTCAGGGCCGTCCGCAGACCACCCCGCTCGCCGAGAGCGACTACATCTTCGCGTCGCTCGGCGAAGAACTCGGCCTCACCGGGCTCTTCGCCATCTTGGCGCTCTACCTCCTGCTCGTCTCCCGCGGGTTCCGCATCGGCTTCGTGGGTCAGGACGACTTCGGTCGCATGCTCGGGGTCGGCGTCGCCTTCGTCGTGGCCCTGCAGGTCTTCGTGGTCATGGGTGGCGTGACGAGGGTGATCCCGCTCACGGGCCTCACCGCTCCCTTCCTCGCCGCGGGCGGCTCGTCGCTCGTGGCCAACTGGATCATCGTGGCCCTGCTGCTGCGACTGTCCGACTCCGTGCGCAACCAACCGAGGCTGGTGATCGGCTGA
- the pknB gene encoding Stk1 family PASTA domain-containing Ser/Thr kinase, whose protein sequence is MAEGVRESIHLLANRYQIGDLIGRGGMADVHVGTDARLGRKIAVKLMKPSLATDPAFRSRFRQEAQAAARMAHPTIVRVFDAGEEVVRDRRGLDVVVPFIVMEYVEGRLLKDIVAEGPLDPDEAVRVTSGVLTALEYSHRAGVVHRDIKPGNVMLTNSGQVKVMDFGIARAISDSAATVAQTTAILGTAQYFSPEQARGETVDARTDLYSTGVMLFELLTGKPPFTGDSAVAVAYRHVSEPPVPPSTLERQVSPALDAVVLHALTKDRFDRFQSAAEFRDDLEAAGAGRAPARRPHAVDAGSTLFGVNPHANAGSEAALKELQSDDTGRPQRTQTRPPVAWIWAGIVLVAVVIVAVVFWVVNLTPPTVDNAQSSRIPDLVGVSFETGSARLDDLGLTVVRADATSPTIDAGDIVSTDPEPGTSVPKEFAVTVTVSSGPQLVAMPSVTGQTVDAAWQAITDAGLERGQQSSDYSPTVPEGSVLSSDPAAAAQVALGSGVDIVVSNGLVQLPDVTRQPSEEAITTLRDQLGLAVTPQADPGCTGETVSGMSVPPGDVAQGSAVTLRICTG, encoded by the coding sequence GTGGCTGAAGGTGTGAGAGAGAGCATCCATCTCCTCGCCAACCGGTACCAGATCGGTGACCTGATCGGCCGCGGTGGCATGGCCGACGTCCACGTCGGCACCGACGCCCGACTCGGCCGCAAGATCGCCGTCAAGCTGATGAAGCCCAGCCTCGCGACCGATCCAGCCTTCCGGTCGAGGTTCCGCCAAGAGGCCCAGGCCGCCGCCCGCATGGCCCACCCGACCATCGTCCGGGTCTTCGACGCCGGCGAAGAGGTCGTCCGTGACCGCCGTGGGCTCGACGTGGTCGTCCCGTTCATCGTCATGGAGTACGTCGAGGGGCGTCTGCTCAAGGACATCGTCGCCGAAGGCCCACTCGACCCAGACGAGGCCGTGCGGGTCACCTCGGGCGTGCTGACGGCCCTCGAGTACTCGCACCGGGCGGGCGTGGTCCACCGCGACATCAAGCCCGGCAACGTCATGTTGACCAACTCGGGCCAGGTCAAGGTGATGGACTTCGGCATCGCCCGCGCCATCAGCGACTCGGCGGCCACCGTCGCGCAGACGACGGCCATCCTCGGCACCGCGCAGTACTTCAGCCCCGAGCAGGCGCGCGGCGAGACCGTCGACGCCCGCACCGACCTCTACTCGACCGGCGTCATGCTCTTCGAGTTGCTCACGGGCAAGCCGCCCTTCACCGGCGACAGCGCCGTCGCGGTCGCCTACCGTCACGTCAGCGAGCCTCCCGTCCCCCCGAGCACGCTCGAGCGACAGGTCAGTCCGGCGCTCGACGCCGTCGTCCTGCACGCGCTCACCAAAGACCGCTTCGACCGCTTCCAGAGCGCCGCCGAGTTCCGCGACGACCTCGAAGCCGCGGGCGCCGGTCGTGCTCCGGCCCGCCGGCCGCACGCGGTCGACGCCGGCTCCACGCTCTTCGGCGTCAACCCGCACGCGAATGCGGGCAGCGAGGCCGCGCTGAAAGAGCTGCAGTCGGACGACACCGGACGGCCCCAACGAACGCAGACCCGGCCGCCCGTCGCCTGGATCTGGGCGGGCATCGTGCTCGTGGCCGTCGTCATCGTCGCCGTCGTCTTCTGGGTGGTCAACCTGACGCCTCCCACCGTCGACAACGCCCAGTCGTCCCGCATCCCCGACCTCGTCGGGGTCAGCTTCGAGACCGGATCCGCCCGCCTCGACGACCTGGGCCTGACGGTCGTCCGTGCCGACGCCACCAGCCCGACGATCGACGCCGGCGACATCGTGTCGACCGATCCGGAGCCCGGCACGTCCGTCCCGAAAGAGTTCGCCGTCACGGTGACCGTCTCGTCGGGGCCCCAACTCGTCGCCATGCCGTCGGTCACCGGTCAGACCGTCGACGCCGCTTGGCAGGCCATCACCGATGCTGGTCTCGAACGGGGCCAGCAGAGCTCCGACTACTCGCCCACCGTTCCCGAGGGGTCCGTCCTCTCGTCCGATCCGGCAGCGGCTGCGCAGGTCGCCCTCGGCTCTGGTGTCGACATCGTGGTGTCCAACGGTCTCGTGCAGCTTCCCGACGTCACCCGCCAGCCCTCAGAAGAAGCCATCACGACCCTGCGCGACCAGCTCGGTCTGGCGGTCACCCCGCAGGCCGACCCCGGCTGCACCGGTGAGACGGTGTCGGGCATGAGCGTCCCGCCCGGCGACGTGGCTCAGGGCTCGGCGGTCACCCTGCGCATCTGCACCGGCTGA
- a CDS encoding peptidoglycan D,D-transpeptidase FtsI family protein, translated as MNKELRRVSYVVLAMFVALFLSTTYITAFQADALNADARNSRALLASYSAQRGPILVGGQAIAQSTPVDDQYEFQRTYSQPDLYAPVAGYYTLGQGSRGIEDAMNRYLTGNANSQFFDQVNSLLTGQDPEGATVNLTLDPTVQQAAYDALGSNSGSVVAMDPKTGKILAMVSKPSYDPNPLASHDRQTVTDAYDSLIADPSAPLQNRAIQGDLYAPGSTFKLITTAAALESGDYTPDSAFPNPSTLTLPGTSTNINNAEGGSCGGGETATIATALRLSCNIPMAQLGQALGAKALQEQAEKFGFGDDSIGVPQAVTPSQFPIEDSKGQAINDATLMLQSFGQGSDRVTPLQMAMVSSAIANGGTEMNPTLIESVLNPDLSPVEDFSPSEYGKPISSQTAATMTDMMVQDVANGAASNARIDVVDVAGKTGTAENGPGEPYTLWFTGFAPAADPEVAVAVVVENGGGQGQSAFGNSVASPIAKKVLEAVLNK; from the coding sequence ATGAACAAAGAACTCCGACGCGTGAGCTACGTGGTGCTCGCCATGTTCGTCGCGCTCTTCCTCTCGACGACCTACATCACGGCGTTCCAGGCCGACGCGCTGAACGCCGACGCCCGCAACTCGCGGGCCCTGCTCGCCAGCTACTCGGCGCAGCGCGGTCCCATCCTGGTCGGCGGCCAGGCGATCGCGCAGTCGACCCCCGTCGACGACCAGTACGAGTTCCAGCGCACCTACTCGCAGCCCGACCTCTACGCACCCGTCGCCGGCTACTACACGCTGGGTCAGGGATCCCGAGGCATCGAGGACGCCATGAACCGGTACCTCACGGGCAACGCGAACTCGCAGTTCTTCGACCAGGTCAACTCGCTGCTCACGGGTCAGGACCCCGAGGGGGCCACGGTCAACCTCACCCTCGACCCCACCGTCCAGCAGGCGGCCTACGACGCCCTCGGCTCGAACTCGGGCTCGGTCGTCGCGATGGACCCGAAGACCGGCAAGATCCTCGCGATGGTCTCGAAGCCCAGCTATGACCCCAACCCGCTCGCCAGCCACGACCGTCAGACCGTCACCGACGCCTACGACTCGCTGATCGCCGACCCCTCGGCTCCGCTGCAGAACCGGGCGATCCAGGGCGACCTGTACGCACCGGGGTCGACCTTCAAGCTGATCACGACGGCGGCTGCGCTCGAGAGCGGCGACTACACGCCCGACAGCGCCTTCCCCAACCCGTCGACCCTGACGCTGCCGGGCACCAGCACGAACATCAACAACGCCGAGGGCGGTAGCTGCGGCGGCGGCGAGACGGCCACCATCGCAACCGCCCTCCGCCTGTCGTGCAACATCCCCATGGCGCAGCTCGGCCAGGCCCTCGGTGCGAAGGCCCTGCAAGAGCAGGCCGAGAAGTTCGGCTTCGGCGACGACTCCATCGGCGTCCCCCAGGCCGTCACGCCGAGCCAGTTCCCCATCGAGGACTCCAAGGGCCAGGCCATCAACGACGCCACCCTCATGCTGCAGTCCTTCGGGCAGGGCTCCGACCGCGTGACGCCCCTGCAGATGGCCATGGTCTCGTCCGCCATCGCCAACGGCGGCACCGAGATGAACCCGACCTTGATCGAGAGCGTCCTGAACCCCGACCTGAGCCCGGTCGAGGATTTCTCGCCCTCGGAGTACGGCAAGCCCATCAGCTCCCAGACTGCGGCCACGATGACCGACATGATGGTGCAGGACGTCGCGAACGGTGCGGCGAGCAATGCAAGAATTGACGTCGTCGACGTCGCCGGCAAGACAGGAACGGCCGAGAACGGCCCCGGCGAGCCGTACACCCTCTGGTTCACCGGGTTCGCGCCTGCTGCTGACCCCGAGGTCGCGGTCGCGGTCGTCGTCGAGAACGGCGGCGGACAGGGCCAGTCCGCATTCGGCAACAGTGTCGCGTCACCGATCGCGAAGAAAGTACTAGAGGCGGTGCTGAACAAATGA
- a CDS encoding protein kinase domain-containing protein — protein MRPSGGVTFGGRYQLSTRVAIGGMGEVWEATDLVIGRTVAIKILKDEYLGDPGFLERFRAEARHAALVNHEGIANVFDYGEEEGSAYLVMELVPGEAMSTVLERDRVLPTDKVLDIVAQTASALQAAHAAGLVHRDIKPGNLLVTPDGRVKITDFGIARIADQVPLTATGQVMGTVQYLSPEQASGHPASPSTDIYSLGIVAYEALAGRRPFTGESQVAIAMAQINEQPPDLPSTVSEPVRRLVLSCIAKKPGERPATASALAQAARALRRGDVAAATVAVPAIGAVAATPADTATQAFNAQDATTQLFDPMATRAQSAAGGAAAGYVAGSADPDALRDGDDEPDEKKRSPWFWPLIVLAVLAVIALVVGIVFAVGNTDDPAPAPTTSSSTPTPTRTTPTPTPTPTSVTVSSGDYVGLTEAAARASLEELGLQVDSADAGSSAPSPDQVGTVASIDPTGALEKGSSVTIYIYRAAPTPAQPSTPTATPGQIEAGDTATINWPAYTGCPTGYSLTGYSYTITGGTDTSGQSAGGLGANATSLTVTASAAGNLTVSYVANCGQIASEPSPGVTITVTAPATSPAPSPSEGTDPQ, from the coding sequence ATGAGACCATCCGGCGGAGTCACCTTCGGTGGGCGTTACCAGCTGTCGACCCGAGTCGCCATCGGCGGCATGGGCGAGGTCTGGGAAGCCACCGACCTCGTCATCGGCCGCACGGTCGCCATCAAGATCCTCAAGGACGAGTACCTGGGCGATCCCGGATTCCTCGAGCGCTTCCGTGCCGAGGCCCGACACGCGGCCCTGGTCAACCACGAGGGCATCGCGAACGTCTTCGACTACGGCGAAGAAGAGGGCAGCGCCTACCTGGTGATGGAGCTCGTCCCCGGCGAGGCCATGTCGACGGTCCTCGAGCGCGACCGCGTCCTGCCGACCGACAAGGTCCTCGACATCGTCGCGCAAACCGCCTCGGCCCTCCAGGCCGCCCACGCCGCAGGTCTCGTGCACCGCGACATCAAGCCCGGCAACCTGCTCGTCACCCCGGACGGCCGGGTGAAGATCACCGACTTCGGCATCGCACGCATCGCCGACCAGGTTCCGCTGACGGCCACGGGCCAGGTCATGGGCACCGTGCAGTACCTCTCGCCCGAGCAGGCGAGCGGCCACCCGGCGTCCCCCAGCACCGACATCTACTCGCTCGGCATCGTCGCCTACGAGGCCCTGGCCGGTCGTCGACCGTTCACGGGCGAGTCCCAGGTCGCCATCGCGATGGCACAGATCAACGAACAGCCGCCCGACCTCCCGTCGACGGTCTCCGAACCCGTTCGTCGTCTCGTCCTGTCCTGCATCGCCAAGAAGCCGGGCGAACGGCCGGCGACGGCCTCGGCCCTCGCCCAGGCCGCCCGGGCCCTCCGACGCGGCGACGTGGCCGCCGCGACCGTCGCCGTCCCGGCGATCGGCGCCGTCGCCGCCACGCCCGCCGACACGGCGACCCAGGCCTTCAACGCCCAGGACGCCACGACGCAACTGTTCGATCCGATGGCCACCCGTGCCCAGAGCGCCGCCGGCGGTGCTGCCGCGGGCTACGTGGCCGGTTCGGCCGATCCCGACGCCCTGCGCGACGGCGACGACGAACCCGACGAGAAGAAGCGCAGTCCGTGGTTCTGGCCGCTGATCGTCCTCGCCGTCCTGGCCGTCATCGCCCTCGTCGTCGGCATCGTCTTCGCGGTCGGCAACACCGACGATCCTGCGCCCGCGCCGACGACCTCGAGCAGCACGCCGACGCCGACCCGGACGACTCCGACGCCCACCCCGACCCCGACGTCCGTGACGGTGTCCTCGGGCGACTACGTGGGGCTGACCGAGGCCGCTGCCCGCGCCTCCCTCGAAGAACTCGGCCTGCAGGTCGACTCGGCCGACGCCGGGTCGAGCGCTCCGAGCCCCGACCAGGTCGGCACCGTCGCCAGCATCGACCCGACGGGTGCCCTCGAGAAGGGCTCGTCGGTGACGATCTACATCTACCGCGCGGCCCCGACCCCTGCCCAGCCCTCGACGCCCACCGCCACCCCGGGCCAGATCGAGGCCGGCGACACCGCCACCATCAACTGGCCCGCCTACACGGGGTGCCCGACCGGTTACTCGCTGACGGGCTACTCGTACACGATCACCGGCGGGACCGACACCTCGGGTCAGTCGGCCGGGGGCCTCGGTGCCAACGCGACGTCCCTCACGGTGACCGCCTCGGCCGCCGGCAACCTCACGGTCAGCTACGTGGCCAACTGCGGTCAGATCGCGTCCGAGCCGTCGCCGGGAGTCACCATCACGGTGACGGCCCCGGCCACGTCACCGGCCCCGAGCCCCTCGGAGGGCACCGACCCTCAGTAG
- a CDS encoding class E sortase, with the protein MTDHGGEAQLSRRMKRRRRSRASFVSVLGELLITAGVLVLLFIGWQQWFNDLVVADAHKGEAARLSEQFDQAATAAPEPSSDGSYGEPPVGAAPGEAEEFANFYVPRFGADYAVPIAGGTSTVRTLNKIGIGHYDETQMPGQVGNFGIAAHRTTYGAPFNEIADLQEGDKMYVQTQDGWFTYSFRNLQYVQATQVSVLQQVPDAPDVSATSGDRLITLTSCNPMFTAQERIVAYGVFDSWQPLSAGAPAELAAAGIGG; encoded by the coding sequence ATGACGGACCACGGGGGCGAGGCCCAGCTCTCGAGACGCATGAAGCGTCGCCGTCGATCCCGCGCCTCCTTCGTCAGCGTCCTCGGAGAACTGCTCATCACGGCCGGCGTCCTGGTGCTGCTCTTCATCGGGTGGCAGCAATGGTTCAACGACCTCGTCGTCGCCGACGCCCACAAGGGCGAGGCGGCACGGCTGAGCGAGCAGTTCGATCAGGCGGCGACTGCGGCCCCCGAGCCGTCGTCCGACGGCTCGTACGGTGAGCCGCCCGTGGGGGCGGCGCCCGGCGAGGCCGAGGAGTTCGCCAACTTCTACGTCCCACGGTTCGGAGCCGACTACGCGGTCCCGATCGCCGGGGGGACGAGCACCGTGCGAACCCTCAACAAGATCGGCATCGGCCACTACGACGAGACGCAGATGCCCGGCCAGGTCGGCAACTTCGGGATCGCCGCCCACCGGACCACCTACGGGGCGCCGTTCAACGAGATCGCCGACCTGCAAGAGGGCGACAAGATGTACGTCCAGACACAGGACGGCTGGTTCACGTACTCGTTCCGCAACCTGCAGTACGTCCAGGCCACGCAGGTCTCGGTGCTGCAGCAGGTGCCCGACGCTCCCGACGTGTCGGCGACCTCGGGCGACCGCCTGATCACCCTGACCAGCTGCAATCCGATGTTCACCGCCCAAGAACGCATCGTCGCCTACGGTGTGTTCGACTCGTGGCAGCCACTGTCGGCCGGCGCACCCGCCGAGCTCGCCGCTGCCGGAATCGGAGGCTGA
- a CDS encoding peptidylprolyl isomerase, which produces MSTHTAVATLTTNHGTIKVNLFGDHAPKTVANFVGLATGTKEWTHPATGKVSTDKLYDGVVFHRIIKDFMLQGGDPLGQGVGGPGYQFDDEIHPELNFNAPFIFAMANAGSRGGKGTNGSQFFITTVPTPWLQGKHTIFGEVADDESKKVVDAIEAVKTDARDKPLEDVVLESVTIDEV; this is translated from the coding sequence ATGTCAACGCACACCGCTGTCGCCACCCTCACCACCAACCACGGCACCATCAAGGTGAACCTCTTCGGCGACCACGCCCCGAAGACCGTCGCCAACTTCGTCGGTCTCGCCACCGGCACCAAAGAGTGGACCCACCCGGCCACCGGCAAGGTCAGCACCGACAAGCTCTACGACGGCGTCGTCTTCCACCGCATCATCAAGGACTTCATGCTGCAGGGCGGCGACCCGCTCGGCCAGGGCGTCGGCGGGCCCGGCTACCAGTTCGACGACGAGATCCACCCCGAGCTGAACTTCAACGCCCCCTTCATCTTCGCGATGGCCAACGCCGGCTCGCGCGGCGGCAAGGGCACCAACGGTTCGCAGTTCTTCATCACGACGGTTCCGACCCCGTGGCTGCAGGGCAAGCACACCATCTTCGGCGAGGTCGCCGACGACGAGTCCAAGAAGGTCGTCGACGCGATCGAGGCCGTCAAGACCGACGCGCGCGACAAGCCCCTCGAGGACGTGGTGCTCGAGAGCGTCACCATCGACGAGGTCTAG